TGGTTCATTGGTTTATGTTTGTTTGCTATTGTCGGCTTTGGTGATTTCTATGTGTGGGAATATAATTATGGACACAACCTCAACCCGCATGCCGCTATCAAAGTAGAAGGGATGAATTATCAGCCGCCACTTTTTGGCTATAAGCAACTGCTCAATTTCACTGCTGGTTCATTACCCGATACCGGGGGCATCCTGGTAGGTGTAGGTGGTTTATTGGCCGCTGCTGCACTATTTTATAAACCGCAACAATCATCAAACAAAATTAAATGAAAACGCTGAATATATTTATACTGGTACTGTGCTGTCTGATAGCAGCATGCAGTCACGCGCCGGATCCTATCCGCTATGGTCAGGACGCCTGTACACATTGTAAAATGACGATTATGGATAAACGCTTTGCCGCTGAGCTGATCACCGCCAAAGGCAAGGTATTCAAATTTGACGCGGCCGAATGTATGGCCGGTTTTTTAAAGGAAAATCCAGCCATTGCCGAAGATGTCAAGAGCGTCTTTTTAGTCAATGATTTTAGCAGGCCCGGGCAATTTGCCGATGCCCGTAAATCGTTTTTCCTGAGAGATAGTTCGCTGTCCTCACCTATGGGCGGGAACCTGGCGGCTTTTCTTTCCCTGCCGGCGGCAGAAGCCGCAAAAAAGGACAAGTCGGCGGAGGTTTATGACTGGTCAATGTTATTAAGTAAGAACAAATAATGAGATCGCTGATCGTAAAAATAGGTTTGCTGCTGGTGATGCCGTTTCCGGCATGGGCACACACGATCGTCGTGGCTCCCGGAACAAAAGTGGCTACCATCAAACAGGCAATCGCCCTCGCAAAAAATGGGGATACGATACGCGTTGAAAAAGGAACCTATATTTCTCTGAATACGATAGTTGACAAGGAACTGACCATTTTAGGGCAAAATCAGCCTGTACTTGACGCGCGTTTCCAGGAAGAAGTGCTGACAATAACGGCCCGTCATGTAAAGTTAGACGGTTTTATCATCAAAAACTCCAGGACGGGTTCTATGCGTGATTTTGCAGGCATCCGGCTAAGTAATGTGGAATTTGTGACCATCAGCAATAATACGCTCGTCAACAATTTTTTCGGGATCTATTTGTCCAACTGCAAACATATCCAGGTGCTGCATAACCGCATCACCGGTTCCAACAACATCGAGAACTCCGGGAATGGGATCCATTTATGGAAATGTAAGGAAATACTGCTTAACGGTAATTATGTGACCCGTCACCGCGACGGCATCTATTTCGAGTTTGCCAAAAAATGCCTCATCGAGAACAATTTCAGTGAAAAGAATATCCGCTACGGGCTGCACTTTATGTTCTCGGATGATGACACCTATCGCCACAATACTTTTAAAAACAACGGCTCGGGTGTCTCCGTGATGTACACCCGGCGCATAGCGATGCTGGATAACACGTTTATTGAAAATTGGGGAAGCTCCATTTACGGCGTATTGCTCAAAGAGATCACCGATGCACGGATCGAAGGCAACCATTTTATCCGGAACACCACCGGCATTTATATGGAAAATTCCGACCGTATTACGGTGACCCATAACGATTTTATATCCAATGGATGGGCCATGCGGGTACTGGCCAGCTGTAACAAGGACCATTTTACCCAAAATAACTATAAAGGAAACTCTTTTGACGTTACCACTAACGGGACGTTAAAAGAAATCTATTTCAATGATAACTATTGGGACAAATACGAAGGCTATGATCTGAATAAGGATGGTACCGGGGATATTCCCTACCGCCCGATCAGCCTGTACGCGCAGATCATCGAACAGAACCCGCAGAGCGTCATGCTGATGCGGAGTTTCATCGTCAACCTCATTGACAAGGTGGAACGCGCCATTCCTTCCATTACCCCCGAATCTGTTAAAGACGAAAAACCAAGAATGAAACCATGGAAAAGATAATAGCGGTCAAGGGACTTCAAAAGTCATTTGGACGGCTGGAAGTACTCAAAAATCTCAGCTGCGATTTTGCAAGCGGCGGAGTGGTGTCTATCCTGGGGCCGAATGCTTCGGGAAAAACTACACTCATCAAATCCATCCTCGGGATGGTTATACCCGATGGCGGAGAGATCCTGTTTCAAGGCAGGTCTATCCTGAACACCTTTGATTATAAAAAGCACATTGGCTATATGCCCCAAATAGGGCACTACCCGGATAACATGAAGATCGGTCAGCTTTTTAAAATGGTGATGGATATCCGCCAACAGGACGCGGTCGACACCGAACTGCTCAAAGCTTACCAGCTGGAAAGCATGTATCAAAAAACCATGCGTACTTTATCCGGAGGTACCTTACA
Above is a window of Mucilaginibacter ginsenosidivorans DNA encoding:
- a CDS encoding nitrous oxide reductase accessory protein NosL — its product is MKTLNIFILVLCCLIAACSHAPDPIRYGQDACTHCKMTIMDKRFAAELITAKGKVFKFDAAECMAGFLKENPAIAEDVKSVFLVNDFSRPGQFADARKSFFLRDSSLSSPMGGNLAAFLSLPAAEAAKKDKSAEVYDWSMLLSKNK
- a CDS encoding nitrous oxide reductase family maturation protein NosD; this translates as MRSLIVKIGLLLVMPFPAWAHTIVVAPGTKVATIKQAIALAKNGDTIRVEKGTYISLNTIVDKELTILGQNQPVLDARFQEEVLTITARHVKLDGFIIKNSRTGSMRDFAGIRLSNVEFVTISNNTLVNNFFGIYLSNCKHIQVLHNRITGSNNIENSGNGIHLWKCKEILLNGNYVTRHRDGIYFEFAKKCLIENNFSEKNIRYGLHFMFSDDDTYRHNTFKNNGSGVSVMYTRRIAMLDNTFIENWGSSIYGVLLKEITDARIEGNHFIRNTTGIYMENSDRITVTHNDFISNGWAMRVLASCNKDHFTQNNYKGNSFDVTTNGTLKEIYFNDNYWDKYEGYDLNKDGTGDIPYRPISLYAQIIEQNPQSVMLMRSFIVNLIDKVERAIPSITPESVKDEKPRMKPWKR
- a CDS encoding ABC transporter ATP-binding protein; amino-acid sequence: MEKIIAVKGLQKSFGRLEVLKNLSCDFASGGVVSILGPNASGKTTLIKSILGMVIPDGGEILFQGRSILNTFDYKKHIGYMPQIGHYPDNMKIGQLFKMVMDIRQQDAVDTELLKAYQLESMYQKTMRTLSGGTLQKVSAALAFMFNPAVLILDEPSAGLDPLAAEALKEKILEEKTKGKLILVTSHILSEADEISDHILYLFEGQIKFYKTLTDVKRETGEQKLSKALTQILSSTSC